GACCGAGATCGAGTATATCCTCGCGCAGCCGCTCCATCGCGGTAGACTGGCCGACCAGCTTGGACATGACTTGCTGCCCCTCGGACAGATCCCGCCGCAGGGCGCGGTTGTCCAGCGTCATCCGGCGGGTCTGGGTGGCTTTCTTTGCCAACTCGGTCATACGGTCGGGCTTGAAGGGTTTTTCCATGAAGTCCATCGCGCCCATGCGCATGGCCTCGACCGCCATCGGCACGTCGCCATGCCCGGTGATCATGATAACCGGCAGCGCCGAGTCGATGCTCATCAGCCGCTTGAGAAAGGCCATCCCGTCCATGCCGGGCATCCGGATGTCCGAGATCACGACGCCCGGCCAGTCCGAGCTGATTTCCTTCAGCGCATCCTCGGCGGACGAAAACGTGACCGTGTTGAAGCCGGAGAGCACCAGCCACTGGCTGATCGATTCCCGCATGTCAGGTTCGTCGTCGACGATGGCAATACGTAACGTTTTACTCATGATTCGCCTTTCCTAATCATTCGGCGGCCAGCGGCCGGTCGGCCCGCCCGCCATCCGGATCGTAAAGCGGCAGGGTCAGCTCGAACACGGCGCCGGGACCATCCTCGGCGTTATGCGCGGTCAGCCTGCCGCCGAAATCCGCTACGATCCCGGATGAGATCGCCAGTCCCAGCCCGGTTCCCTCCCCGGGTTTCTTGGTTGTGAAGAACGGTTCGAACAGCTTGTCCAGATCGCTGACCCCGGAACCGTTGTCACGGACGGTCACAACGGCTTGAGCGCCGGTGTCTATGCCGATCTCGACACGCGCATCAGGCACCGCCTTCGTCGCGTCGAGCGCGTTGCGCAGAAGATTGATGAGAACCTGCTCCAGCCGGATACGGTCGCAATATACCATGACCGGCTTGCGCGGCAGATCGCGGACGATGCGCACCGGGCGGCGCCTCAGCTGCGGCTCCATCATGGTCAGCGCGTTGGACAGCGCCTGACGCAGATCGACCGGCTCGAAGGCCTCGCCGCCCTTTCGCGCATAGGATTTCAATTGCCGCGTGATGGTGCCCATCCGGTCCACCAGATCGTCGATCCGCTGGAACGAGGACAAGGCCTCATCCGAGCGTCCGCGATCCAGGAGCAGCCGCGCCCCGGCGATATAGGTTTTCATCGCGGCAAGCGGCTGGTTCAGCTCGTGACTGACGCCCGCCGACATCTCGCCAAGGGCAGCGAGCTTCGAGGATTGCTGCACGGTCTGTTCCGCCACCCGCAGTTCTCGCTGCACGCGCTCGCGCTCGGCGATTTCCCTTGTCAGCCGCGCATTCAACGCGCGCAGATCGGCGGATTCGCGCATATAGGCGACGGTTTTGCGCTGCGCCTGGCGCGAGAGCACATAGAAGATGATCGCTGCCAGCACGGCGAAGATCATCGCCTCCATCGCCAGCACGGCGTTCACCCGCTCGCGGATCGACTCGTATGTGGTGAAGTTATACATCCGCCAGCCGAGGAAGTTGATGCGCGTTTCGGTCTGCATCACGGCGCGGCCCTTCACCCAGGCATCGACCGGATTGTTCGTCCAGTCCGAGGTCACCTGGAACGCCCTGCCGATGGCATTGGGCGCGGTGCGCACGGCGAGCGCCTCGTCCAGAGGCAGGCCGAGCCAGCGGGATTCGTTCGACAGGATCACCACGCCAGTCGAATCCGTGACCGCGACCGCGTCCGAGATCCCGGCCCAATCCCGCTCGAGCCGGCGCAGATCGGTGCCGACCACCACCACACCAAGCGTGCCGGAGCTGTCGGCAATGGCGCGGGAATAAACGAACTCGTAGCCGCCATTCTCCGAAACGGAGGCTGTGAACACAGTGTCTCGCGCCCGCATCGCATCGACGAAATACGGAGCCGACACGAAATTCGCACCCAGAATCTGCCGATCTGTTGCCGCCACCGTGCGGCCCGACGCATCCAGCAGTCGGATCGACGCCGCACCGATTTCCTGCTGAGCCGTAATCAGCCGGGCCGAGGTCGTCGCGTAATCTCCAGATGACAGCGCCATGATCAGTGCCGGGTCACGGGCCAGCATCAGCGGCACAACCGCATTGCGTTGCAGCTCGGAAAGAAGCTGACCGCTATACATGACCCCGCGCAGTTCGGCCCGGTTGCGGGCGTTCTCCGAAAAACGCTGAGACAGGAAATCATTTGTCGCCCACAGCACCAGCCCCGCCAAGACGACCAGCATGGCCAACGCCGTGCGCAGCGGCCACGGATTCGTGGCCGCGTCGTCCCCGGGCCGCGAGGCCGGGCGCCGGTCGGGCGTCGAGCTTGTCAAAGGCGGTTTTCCGCTGCGATTGCCATTCCAGACAATCTATTCCTGCCGGTGAGTTATGCCAAGCCGAGCCTCAGGCCGCGAGGAGCGCCTCGGTCAAAGCGGCGAAAATCGGCTTGCCGTCGGTCCCGCCATGGGCATCCTCCACAGCGCGCTCGGGATGCGGCATCATGCCGAGCACCCGCCGGTTCTCTGACAGGACACCCGCAATGTCAGCGACCGAGCCGTTCACACCCGGCGCATAGCGGAAGGCGATTCGGTCCTGTTCGCGCAACATGGCGAGCCCATCGGGATCGATCTGATAATTGCCGTCATGATGGGCGACCGGAATGTTCAGCGTCTCACCCTTGCGATAAAGGGAGGTAAAGGCGCTGTCGGCGGTCGCGACCTCGAGCTTTGCGGGACGGCAGACAAATGTCAGCCCGGCATTGCGCATCAGGGCGCCAGGTAGCAGGCCAAGCTCGGTCAGGACCTGAAACCCGTTGCAGATCCCCAGCACATAGCCGCCACGCGCCGCGTGATCGCGTAGCGCCGCAGCGATGGGCGACTGCGCCGCGATCGCCCCGCAGCGCAGATAGTCGCCATACGAAAACCCTCCCGGTACGGCCACCAGATCGGTGCCCTCGGGCAGCCCCTCATCCTTGTGCCAGACCTGCACCACCTCTGCCCCGGCGCGTTCAAAGGCCACGCAGAGGTCACGGTCGCAATTCGAACCGGGAAAGGTGATGACGGCGGCTTTCATGGCGCGGGCTCCGTGTCGTGGCGGGATGACCATGCGCATAGCGGATTTGACGCGAGTTGGAAAGCGAGGCGCGGCATCCACAAATGAAAGGGCGCCCCGGAAGATTCCCTGGTAACCCAGGACCGCCAGGACGCCCTGAAAACTGGGCCGGCGCCATGACCCATACGCCTATATAAGCAGAAATCCGCCGAAAAATCGACAGCGACAAACTATCCATTCCGCCAAGTTTACGAAACGTCACCCAGCCGATTCGCGTCTAAGCTGTGCATGGCTTGTTTATTAGCCTTTTCCGTGATCTCTTGGCGATAGGTGATCCAGCGCCACACCGAGTCAGCGCGGCGGGATGACGTCAACGCGGCCCCAGCTGATCCGCGTCCACACCCGCTCATAGGTCAGATACATCGCCAGCCCGACAACGGTGTTCACGAGCGCCATGACCCCACCGACGCGCATCGATCCAGTCATGAAGAGGCCGATCAGCGTCATGACCGCGAGACCGATCATCTGCCAAACCACCGCCTTTACCACCGAACGTTTGCGCGTTTCCATCAGCCTCTGTCCCTTCCAAGCTTCTTTGCTGACGCGTCTCTAGCACTGCGGCGGAGTGAGCAGAATTCGGAACCTCGTTAGCAAAATCAAACAAACGGTGATATTTATCACGGAATGAGTGATATTATTGACAAACGCGATCTGGCGGCCGGTCTGCGAGAGCGGCTTGCCCGTCTCATGCGCGACCATAACGAGAGCCAATCAGGCCTCGCGCGCGCGCTTGGCGTGGACCGGTCGACCATCTCGCAGCTTCTGACCGATGAGGGCGGGCGGATGCCGGGCGCGCATCTGATCGCTCTCGCCGCGCAGCATTTCGGCGTCAGCGCGGACTGGCTCCTCGGGCTCTCGGCGCATCGGGAAATGGCCAGCGATCTGGTGAATGCCTCGATGCAGATGACCGCCGCGACGCGGGCGCTGATCGACAATCAGGTCTATGAATGGCACCGGCAAGCGACGGGTTACAAGATCCGCCATGTGCCGACCGGATTTCCCGATGTCCTGAAGTCACATGGGTTTCTGCGCTGGGAATATGATCGCCATCGCAACCGCAGCACCAGCCAAGCCATCGAGGATTCCGAACGGCGGCTGGAACTCATCAAAGCTGCCGCATCGGACCTTGAAATAGCCATGCCCCGGCAGGAGCTAGAAATGATCGCGCGGGCCGAGGGGATCTATCGGGACGTGCCCGAAAACCTGCGCCGTGAGCAGCTCGATCATCTCTCGCAGGTCACCGAGCAGCTTTATCCGGCGCTGCGATTGTATCTCTTCGATGCCAGGACGCTGTTTTCCACCCCGCTGACCGTGTTCGGTCCGCTGATGGCGGCGGTTTACATCGGACAGAGCTATCTGGTCTTCCGAGATCGCGAGAGGGTTGCGCGGTTGTCCAGCCATTTCGATGAGCTGGTCCGGCAGGCCGAGTCCGGCAGCCGCGATCTGCCGCGAATTATCGGCAGAATGGGCTGAATACGGACTTATCCCGGGCCGACTCGGCGGTTAAACGCCGACCGGTATTTACAAATCGTGCACGCTCTGAACGGATAACGAAACCGCCCCGAGCCAAATTGTTAAAAGGTTTCCTTGATGAACTTCCGTTGTCTTTTCAGTTCTGTCCCGATGGTCCTCATCGCCTCCACCGCCCTCAGCCAGGACGTCGCCGATGAAAACCTGCGCCCTTTCATCGAGGCGCTTCCCGAGCAACGGGACGGGCTCACAAGGCAGCAGATCCCGCCGAGCGACGGGAGCAATCGTCTTACAGTGCTGTATACCGACGACGATGCGCTTCGCCGTGCCAGTGTGGCGCTGTCCTTGCCCAGTCACTTTACAACCGCACCGGAAGCCACGGCGAATAGCGTGATTTCCGAAAGCCTCGATATGTTCACCGAAGATTATCGCGAGCCCGAATCCGCGGAGTTCGAGACGCCCGGCGGCACGCCGCTTAGCTGCCGCAGCGGCCGGATCGAGGGCGCCCGTGCCGCCACGATGTGTTTTGCTGAAATATCCGGACGCATTCTTCAACTGGATACGACAACTCAGATCGACCCGAATGGGAACGGCATCGACGAGGATGTGCTGGATGCGGCCTTTTCCTTCTCGTCCGAGGTCACGGACCTTCTCGCCCCTGTGGCTCAGACCAATGTCGCGACGGACACGGCTCCGCCTGCGGCAGAGACAGATGGTCGGGCTGACGATCCGCCGAATATCGTGCAAGGCATCGTCACCAACGCATTCAGCGCCGCGTTCCCGATGCGGGTCGAGGATCTGACGCAGTTGGGATTGAAAACAAATCCGGCAGAGGGCACGGTTTCCGCAGAATACGGCAATGACGATGATACACGTAATGTGAGGATCTTGCTGTTCCCCCTGTCAGAGGACGGAATAGCCGGCACGCTGGAACGGTCGCTTGCCTCTTACGGCTCCAATCAAGACATTCTGGCGCCGCCGACTTCACTGACCTCTCCCGAGGGCATCCCGATGGATTGCTTCGTCACGCGCAGCGGTGAGCTGGGTTATAATATCTGCGTCGCCGAGATCCGCGGTCGGGGTGTCAGGGCGCAGATGGGCGCGGTGGTCGATCCTCAGGCCGAGGCACTGCCCGAAGATATCTCGGACCGCGACCGCGAGCTTGCCGGTGTGTTCATGGACAAGCTTCAAGCGGCACCCGACCAGCCATCCGAACTGGTTGAGGACATTCCTCTCGACCAGATCGCGGAGGCCGTGCGCAAGTCCCAGCCGTCGCAGGGCGGTCAGCCCGTCGCGCCACAGGACACTCCCTTCGCCAGGGCGCTGCCAAAGAGCATTGATGGGCGGAACCGGAAGGAGATCACTGTCAGGGGCCCCCGTGAGACCTATGTCGCGACCTATGAGGACGACAGCGCCGTGCAAACGCGGGTTACCCTCTTCGCGGATCATGGCGACGACCCGGCGGAGCTTCGCGAGCTTCAGAAGGAACTCTTGGGAAAGATGGTCGGCGAGCTGCGCGATGTCGAGGTGACCAGCCCGGAAGGCCTCGCGATGCAGTGCTTTCATTCCGTGGAAGAAGCGAGCATGACCCATAGCATCTGCACGGCCAGTCTCGATGCGGGAATCGTCGAGGTTCAGGCACCTGCGCGCGTCGGCGGCCAATCGGATGTCGGCTATGACGATGCTATCGGCTGGGCAGAGGAACACGCCGGCAAGCTGATCGATGCGCTTGCGACCCAGCCCTGACGCCGGTCGCCAAACGAAAAAGGCCGGGCAGCGATGCCCGGCCTTTCGTCATTCAGGGGCGTCTCAGCTGAGCGCCTTGTTCAGATATTCGTCGACTTTCTCAAGGAAGCCCATCGTCGACAGCCATTTCTGATCCGGCCCGACCAGCAAAGCGAGGTCCTTGGTCATGTACCCATCCTCGACGGCGCGGACGGTCACCTTTTCCAGCGTCTCGGCAAAGGTCATCAGCTGCTCGTTCTCGTCCAGCTTGGCGCGGTGCTTGAGGCCCCCGGTCCACGCATAGATCGAGGCGATGGAGTTGGTCGAGGTTTCGTTGCCCTTCTGATGCTCGCGATAGTGGCGGGTCACCGTGCCATGCGCCGCCTCGGCCTCGACCGTCTTGCCGTCCGGCGTCATCAGCACCGAAGTCATCAGGCCCAGCGAACCGAAGCCCTGCGCGACAGTGTCGGACTGCACGTCGCCGTCATAGTTCTTGCAGGCCCAGACATAGCCGCCATTCCATTTCAGCGAGGCCGCGACCATATCGTCGATCAGCCGGTGCTCATAGGTGATGTCGGCCTTCTTGAAGTCCTCGGCAAACTCGGCGTCGAACACCTCCTGGAAGATATCCTTGAAGCGCCCATCATAGGCTTTCATGATCGTGTTCTTGGTCGACAGATAAAGCGGCCATTTGCGCTGCAGCGCGTAGTTCATCGAGGCGCGGGCGAAGTCGCGGATCGAGTCGTCCAGGTTATACATCGCCATGGTCACGCCAGAGCCGGGCGCCTGGAACACCTCTTTCTCGATGGTCTCGCCATCTTCGCCGACGAATTTGATGGTCAGCTTGCCCTTGCCGGGGAACTTGAAATCGGTCGCGCGATACTGGTCGCCAAAAGCGTGACGGCCGACGACGATCGGACGGGTCCAGTGCGGCACGAGACGCGGCACGTTCTTGCAGATGATCGGCTCGCGGAAGATGACCCCGCCCAGAATGTTGCGGATCGTCCCGTTGGGCGAGCGCCACATCTTCTTAAGACCGAACTCCTCGACGCGGGCCTCGTCCGGGGTAATGGTCGCGCATTTCACGCCGACGCCGTATTCCTTGATCGCGTTTGCCGCGTCCACGGTGATCTGGTCGTCGGTGCGATCACGCTCCTCGATGCCCAGATCGTAATATTTCAGATCGATGTCGAGATAGGGCAGGATCAGCTTTTGCTTGATGAAATCCCAGATGATCCGGGTCATCTCGTCGCCGTCAAGCTCGACGACGGGGTTGGCTACCTTGATCTTCGACATGAGGCATCCCTTCGGTTGGATTTGACTTTTGCGGCGGTATAACGAGTCTCGCTGCGGAAAGGAAGGCGGTATGCCTTTGTATGCAGCGCCAGCGAGTGCCTTGCGCCGCTGAGTGGTTTCATCCCATAGTCGTCCTTCTGCCGCCCGGCATCGGTCCGGGCGATCATCTCGATCATTGAGGAGGAGCGTGATCATGGGAAGGTTTCATCGACATATTCTGTGGGCCATCGCCGCGTCGGCAGTGATTTCTAGCCAGGCCGTAGCCCAAGACACCACGGAGGAAAGCGCGGCTGCATCGGCACAGGCGGACAGCGAGCCAACCCAGATCCTGTTTCTGGGCAACAGCTATTTCTATTATAACGACAGCCTCCATAACCACACGCGCCGGATGGCGATCGAGGGGACCGGCATCCCGGAAGACGATCTGGATTATCGGTCTATCACCATCTCAGGCGGGTCGCTCGATATGCATCCGATCGATCACTATCTGACACCGGGTGCCATTGGTTATGATGCGCCCTTCGACATCGTTGTCCTGCAAGGCCATAGCGCCTCAGCGCAGAGTGAAGAACGCTCGACGCGGTTCCGGGACGCCGTCCGCGTGATGGATGAAAAAATCAAGGCATCCGGCGCCGAGACGATGCTCTATATGACGCATAGCTATGCGGAGGGTCACGGCAGCTATTCAGAAGACGGCACCGAGAAGCTGGATCAGCTTTACACCGAAATGGGCAAGGAAATCGGCGCCACCGTGATCCCGGTGGGTCTCGCCTTTGCCGAAGCGCGCAGCCAGCTGCCCGAAATCGAACTCCAGCAGGATTTCGACAGCAGCCATCCGACGCTCGCTGGCACCTATCTTGCCTCGGCTGTGGTTTATGCGACCATCTACGGAGAATCTCCGGCAGAGCTGAGCTATGACTACTTCGGCCGCCTGCCTGCCGATCAGGCCGAAAATCTTCGGCGCATCGCGCAGGAAACCGTCGAGGCCTATCAGTCCCGCTAAGCCAGCCCAACGCTCGCGGCACAGGGTCGCGGGCGTTTGCGGCGGCTTCAGCCGTAGAAGAA
This genomic window from Paracoccus sediminicola contains:
- a CDS encoding DUF2061 domain-containing protein, whose product is METRKRSVVKAVVWQMIGLAVMTLIGLFMTGSMRVGGVMALVNTVVGLAMYLTYERVWTRISWGRVDVIPPR
- a CDS encoding sensor histidine kinase, which produces MLVVLAGLVLWATNDFLSQRFSENARNRAELRGVMYSGQLLSELQRNAVVPLMLARDPALIMALSSGDYATTSARLITAQQEIGAASIRLLDASGRTVAATDRQILGANFVSAPYFVDAMRARDTVFTASVSENGGYEFVYSRAIADSSGTLGVVVVGTDLRRLERDWAGISDAVAVTDSTGVVILSNESRWLGLPLDEALAVRTAPNAIGRAFQVTSDWTNNPVDAWVKGRAVMQTETRINFLGWRMYNFTTYESIRERVNAVLAMEAMIFAVLAAIIFYVLSRQAQRKTVAYMRESADLRALNARLTREIAERERVQRELRVAEQTVQQSSKLAALGEMSAGVSHELNQPLAAMKTYIAGARLLLDRGRSDEALSSFQRIDDLVDRMGTITRQLKSYARKGGEAFEPVDLRQALSNALTMMEPQLRRRPVRIVRDLPRKPVMVYCDRIRLEQVLINLLRNALDATKAVPDARVEIGIDTGAQAVVTVRDNGSGVSDLDKLFEPFFTTKKPGEGTGLGLAISSGIVADFGGRLTAHNAEDGPGAVFELTLPLYDPDGGRADRPLAAE
- a CDS encoding NADP-dependent isocitrate dehydrogenase: MSKIKVANPVVELDGDEMTRIIWDFIKQKLILPYLDIDLKYYDLGIEERDRTDDQITVDAANAIKEYGVGVKCATITPDEARVEEFGLKKMWRSPNGTIRNILGGVIFREPIICKNVPRLVPHWTRPIVVGRHAFGDQYRATDFKFPGKGKLTIKFVGEDGETIEKEVFQAPGSGVTMAMYNLDDSIRDFARASMNYALQRKWPLYLSTKNTIMKAYDGRFKDIFQEVFDAEFAEDFKKADITYEHRLIDDMVAASLKWNGGYVWACKNYDGDVQSDTVAQGFGSLGLMTSVLMTPDGKTVEAEAAHGTVTRHYREHQKGNETSTNSIASIYAWTGGLKHRAKLDENEQLMTFAETLEKVTVRAVEDGYMTKDLALLVGPDQKWLSTMGFLEKVDEYLNKALS
- a CDS encoding DUF4886 domain-containing protein yields the protein MGRFHRHILWAIAASAVISSQAVAQDTTEESAAASAQADSEPTQILFLGNSYFYYNDSLHNHTRRMAIEGTGIPEDDLDYRSITISGGSLDMHPIDHYLTPGAIGYDAPFDIVVLQGHSASAQSEERSTRFRDAVRVMDEKIKASGAETMLYMTHSYAEGHGSYSEDGTEKLDQLYTEMGKEIGATVIPVGLAFAEARSQLPEIELQQDFDSSHPTLAGTYLASAVVYATIYGESPAELSYDYFGRLPADQAENLRRIAQETVEAYQSR
- the purQ gene encoding phosphoribosylformylglycinamidine synthase subunit PurQ gives rise to the protein MKAAVITFPGSNCDRDLCVAFERAGAEVVQVWHKDEGLPEGTDLVAVPGGFSYGDYLRCGAIAAQSPIAAALRDHAARGGYVLGICNGFQVLTELGLLPGALMRNAGLTFVCRPAKLEVATADSAFTSLYRKGETLNIPVAHHDGNYQIDPDGLAMLREQDRIAFRYAPGVNGSVADIAGVLSENRRVLGMMPHPERAVEDAHGGTDGKPIFAALTEALLAA
- a CDS encoding helix-turn-helix domain-containing protein, with protein sequence MSDIIDKRDLAAGLRERLARLMRDHNESQSGLARALGVDRSTISQLLTDEGGRMPGAHLIALAAQHFGVSADWLLGLSAHREMASDLVNASMQMTAATRALIDNQVYEWHRQATGYKIRHVPTGFPDVLKSHGFLRWEYDRHRNRSTSQAIEDSERRLELIKAAASDLEIAMPRQELEMIARAEGIYRDVPENLRREQLDHLSQVTEQLYPALRLYLFDARTLFSTPLTVFGPLMAAVYIGQSYLVFRDRERVARLSSHFDELVRQAESGSRDLPRIIGRMG